The following are encoded in a window of Solidesulfovibrio magneticus RS-1 genomic DNA:
- the truA gene encoding tRNA pseudouridine(38-40) synthase TruA produces the protein MARLRLTLAYDGTDFAGWQIQAAGGGRTVQGCLEEALATLCGQPVRVHGAGRTDSGVHALAQVAHADVPEHRAGLPWGKALTALLPKDVAVTEARLVAPDFHSRFDATGKEYRYTLWTRPGHVLPWRRPYVWDVGRYGTLDVAAMEACAGLFVGEHDFAAFQNAGTDVHSTVRRVWDVSRLAGTGPDETVWRFHGEGFLKQMVRNLMGALVAVGRGKATAEDVATLLAAGDRRRAPGTAPAQGLCLHAVEYGAPGVAGLPGLGDKPAEPAGSTT, from the coding sequence ATGGCGCGGTTGCGGCTGACCCTGGCCTACGACGGCACGGACTTCGCCGGCTGGCAGATCCAGGCGGCCGGCGGGGGACGCACGGTCCAGGGCTGTCTGGAGGAGGCGCTGGCGACCCTGTGCGGCCAGCCTGTGCGGGTCCACGGGGCCGGGCGCACCGACTCCGGGGTCCACGCCCTGGCCCAGGTGGCCCATGCCGACGTGCCCGAGCATCGGGCCGGGCTGCCCTGGGGCAAGGCGCTCACCGCGCTTCTGCCCAAGGACGTGGCCGTGACCGAGGCGCGGCTGGTCGCCCCGGATTTTCATTCCCGCTTTGACGCCACGGGCAAGGAATATCGCTATACGTTGTGGACGCGGCCCGGGCATGTGCTGCCCTGGCGGCGGCCCTACGTTTGGGACGTGGGACGCTACGGGACCCTCGACGTGGCGGCCATGGAGGCCTGCGCCGGGCTTTTTGTCGGGGAGCACGATTTCGCCGCCTTCCAGAACGCCGGCACCGACGTCCATTCCACGGTGCGCCGGGTCTGGGACGTGTCGCGTCTGGCCGGGACCGGCCCGGACGAGACGGTCTGGCGGTTTCACGGCGAGGGATTTCTCAAGCAGATGGTGCGCAACCTCATGGGGGCGCTGGTGGCCGTGGGGCGGGGCAAGGCGACGGCCGAGGACGTAGCGACCTTGCTTGCGGCCGGCGACCGGCGGCGCGCGCCGGGCACGGCCCCGGCCCAGGGGCTTTGCCTGCACGCGGTGGAATACGGCGCGCCCGGCGTGGCCGGCCTGCCCGGCCTGGGTGACAAGCCTGCCGAACCGGCCGGGTCAACGACCTGA
- a CDS encoding MotE family protein, whose translation MGERFVTACERLAGRIAPRATKVLGVFVMLAAIKLGILVFMGLDMLLPDPPAPVATAPRLPVAPLPGPLAGPVPVLAQQNPLPPATVPPSPAPAAPTPGSPDVNALLKRQDELDQREQSLKTLEAELGNRMTKLKDMETNLKAMLEEAKGIKDQKLKHLIDVYSNMNAKQAAKVLETLDNAIAVKILAGMRGRQAGDVLNNMEAKKAAGLTEMLTSMQLPPQAE comes from the coding sequence ATGGGCGAACGGTTTGTGACCGCCTGCGAACGGCTGGCCGGCCGCATCGCCCCCCGGGCCACCAAGGTGCTCGGCGTGTTCGTGATGCTGGCCGCCATCAAGCTCGGCATCCTCGTGTTCATGGGCCTGGACATGCTCCTGCCCGATCCGCCCGCGCCCGTGGCCACGGCTCCGCGCCTGCCTGTCGCGCCCTTGCCCGGCCCCCTGGCCGGTCCGGTCCCGGTCCTGGCCCAGCAAAATCCGCTGCCGCCGGCCACCGTGCCGCCCAGCCCCGCGCCGGCGGCCCCCACGCCCGGCTCGCCCGACGTCAATGCCCTGCTCAAGCGCCAGGACGAGCTGGACCAGCGCGAACAGTCGCTCAAGACCTTGGAAGCGGAGTTGGGGAACCGCATGACCAAGCTCAAGGACATGGAAACGAACCTCAAGGCCATGCTTGAGGAAGCCAAGGGCATCAAGGACCAGAAGCTGAAGCACCTGATCGACGTCTATTCCAACATGAACGCCAAGCAGGCGGCCAAGGTGCTGGAGACCCTGGACAACGCCATCGCGGTCAAAATTCTGGCAGGGATGCGCGGACGTCAGGCCGGCGACGTGCTCAACAACATGGAAGCCAAGAAGGCGGCCGGGCTGACCGAAATGCTCACCTCCATGCAACTGCCGCCCCAGGCCGAGTAG
- the fliJ gene encoding flagellar export protein FliJ, with protein MAKPFRFNLERVLDIRGQLEERAKMELGKASAACTAKQREVDRIINEKNAREASMSQKAVVTPEELWLWQAYRKRLVADIQTGQVKLAELEEVRERCRRTLVTRSKDKKLLEKLKSNKAERHAQQEKLAEQNENDDMASIRYQPPVY; from the coding sequence GTGGCCAAACCTTTTCGATTCAACCTTGAGCGTGTGCTCGACATCCGGGGCCAGCTGGAAGAGCGGGCCAAGATGGAGCTTGGCAAGGCCAGCGCCGCCTGCACGGCCAAGCAGCGGGAAGTCGACCGCATCATCAATGAAAAAAACGCCCGCGAGGCGTCCATGTCGCAAAAGGCCGTGGTGACGCCCGAGGAGCTGTGGCTCTGGCAGGCCTACCGCAAACGGCTGGTGGCCGACATCCAGACCGGGCAGGTGAAGCTGGCCGAACTGGAAGAGGTCCGGGAACGCTGCCGCCGTACCCTGGTGACGCGCTCCAAAGACAAGAAACTTTTGGAAAAACTCAAGTCCAATAAGGCGGAACGCCATGCCCAGCAAGAAAAGCTCGCCGAGCAGAACGAGAACGACGACATGGCGTCCATCCGCTACCAGCCGCCGGTTTACTGA
- a CDS encoding adenosylcobinamide-GDP ribazoletransferase, with translation MSIWRHYLAALGFLTRLGPAVRDPDMAACVPCFPLVGATLGLVLAVPLALGLFGGHPLAGAFAYAVGNLALTRGLHLDGFADVADAWGSFTRGERFFAIMKDSRIGAFGGMAIAVALVGQTALGAELLGVGKVWLLAAAPVAGRALAVALMRCCRDLGRPGLGSLCLPGATRRATGFSVLLGLAALAAAGGLWAAAWGAALCGVVLWRLAALAREQGGINGDFLGAAIVAGELCALAGGLL, from the coding sequence GTGAGCATTTGGCGGCATTATCTGGCGGCCTTGGGATTTCTGACCCGGCTGGGGCCGGCGGTGCGCGACCCGGACATGGCGGCCTGCGTGCCATGTTTTCCGCTGGTCGGCGCGACGCTGGGGCTGGTTTTGGCCGTGCCCTTGGCGCTGGGGCTTTTCGGCGGCCATCCCCTGGCCGGGGCCTTTGCCTACGCCGTGGGCAATCTGGCGCTCACACGCGGTCTGCATCTCGACGGGTTTGCCGACGTGGCCGACGCCTGGGGCAGCTTCACCCGGGGCGAGCGGTTTTTCGCCATTATGAAAGATAGCCGCATCGGGGCCTTTGGCGGCATGGCCATTGCGGTGGCCCTGGTCGGCCAGACGGCTTTGGGGGCCGAGCTTTTGGGCGTGGGCAAGGTCTGGCTTCTGGCCGCCGCGCCGGTGGCCGGGCGAGCGCTGGCCGTGGCGCTCATGCGCTGTTGCCGGGATCTGGGCCGGCCGGGCCTGGGATCGCTGTGCCTGCCCGGGGCGACGCGCAGGGCTACGGGCTTTTCGGTGCTTTTGGGGCTGGCCGCGCTGGCGGCGGCCGGCGGGCTTTGGGCGGCGGCCTGGGGCGCGGCGCTATGCGGGGTGGTGCTGTGGCGGCTGGCCGCGCTTGCCCGGGAGCAGGGCGGCATCAACGGCGATTTTTTGGGCGCGGCCATTGTGGCCGGGGAACTGTGCGCCCTGGCCGGGGGATTGCTCTAA
- a CDS encoding SAM hydrolase/SAM-dependent halogenase family protein translates to MQRAPLIALLTDFGLSDPYVGQMKAVLACAAPWAMLLDVSHGVAMGDVAQASFFLAATLPWLPPGAVVAAVVDPGVGTARRIIAAELDGRFVLAPDNGLLTLALARAEAVRAYDATPHLAPASATFHGRDVFAPLAARLAAGDAIEQLGPQLSWEALVALPGLSAKRRGEAVSSRVLSVDVFGNVVTSCDVERFGNFRQARLIAPVGRELARAATYGELSSGVVGFLAGSQGYLELAVRDGSAAAALGLSRGDFLEFWLPEGGA, encoded by the coding sequence ATGCAGCGAGCGCCGCTGATTGCGTTGTTGACGGATTTCGGGTTGTCCGACCCGTATGTGGGCCAGATGAAGGCGGTGCTGGCCTGCGCCGCGCCGTGGGCGATGCTGCTTGACGTGAGCCATGGCGTGGCCATGGGCGACGTGGCCCAGGCGTCGTTTTTTCTGGCCGCGACGTTGCCGTGGCTGCCGCCGGGGGCGGTTGTGGCTGCGGTGGTCGATCCGGGCGTGGGCACGGCCCGGCGGATCATCGCGGCGGAGCTGGACGGGCGGTTCGTGCTGGCCCCGGACAACGGGCTTTTGACCTTGGCCTTGGCCCGGGCCGAGGCGGTGCGCGCCTATGACGCCACGCCGCATCTGGCCCCGGCCAGCGCCACGTTTCACGGGCGCGACGTGTTCGCGCCGTTGGCGGCCCGGTTGGCGGCCGGTGACGCCATCGAGCAGCTTGGGCCGCAGTTGTCTTGGGAGGCGCTGGTCGCGCTGCCGGGCTTGTCGGCCAAGCGGCGGGGCGAGGCGGTTTCGTCCCGGGTGTTGTCCGTCGATGTTTTCGGCAATGTGGTCACGAGCTGCGACGTGGAGCGTTTCGGGAATTTCCGCCAGGCCCGGCTGATCGCGCCCGTGGGCCGGGAGCTGGCCCGGGCGGCGACCTATGGCGAGCTTTCGTCGGGCGTGGTGGGGTTTCTGGCCGGCAGCCAGGGCTATCTGGAGCTGGCGGTGCGGGACGGCTCGGCAGCGGCGGCTTTGGGGCTGTCGCGGGGCGATTTTCTGGAATTCTGGTTGCCGGAGGGCGGCGCGTGA
- a CDS encoding AtpZ/AtpI family protein yields MLGKLIKDKAVRESIASASVVGLNLVSATFVGLLIGWWLDRWLGTGPWLLLTFLILGIAAGFKNMVLEVRKIQKADAEEHQEHGQDDAKP; encoded by the coding sequence ATGCTTGGCAAGTTGATCAAGGACAAGGCGGTTCGGGAGTCCATCGCCTCGGCATCGGTGGTGGGTCTCAATCTGGTGTCGGCCACCTTTGTGGGGCTGCTCATCGGCTGGTGGCTGGACCGCTGGCTTGGAACCGGCCCTTGGCTTTTATTGACGTTTTTGATTCTGGGCATTGCCGCCGGATTCAAGAACATGGTGCTTGAGGTTCGAAAGATTCAGAAGGCTGACGCCGAGGAACACCAAGAGCATGGGCAAGATGATGCAAAACCTTAG
- a CDS encoding ATP synthase subunit I — protein sequence MGKMMQNLRDGLDRWLYRRGYVHPEVRELVRNQLVLTALVCVACLPFAGVSVAAWSFAAGTAIITANFCSLAKFGQRITGFGNKREAIAAVLARFYFRLALTGLVLFGLIVWFGATPLPLLAGIATVVVNFIVWGVARHAGSKTHQTLTGKEA from the coding sequence ATGGGCAAGATGATGCAAAACCTTAGGGATGGGCTGGATCGCTGGTTGTACCGGCGGGGCTACGTGCATCCCGAGGTGCGCGAGTTGGTGCGCAACCAGCTTGTGCTGACGGCGCTTGTCTGCGTCGCCTGTCTGCCTTTTGCCGGTGTTTCGGTGGCGGCTTGGTCGTTTGCGGCCGGCACGGCCATCATCACGGCCAATTTCTGTTCCCTGGCCAAGTTCGGCCAGCGGATCACCGGTTTTGGGAACAAGCGCGAGGCCATAGCGGCGGTGCTGGCCCGGTTTTACTTCCGGCTGGCCCTTACTGGCCTTGTGCTTTTCGGTTTGATCGTCTGGTTTGGGGCTACGCCGTTGCCGCTTCTGGCCGGCATCGCCACGGTGGTGGTCAATTTCATCGTCTGGGGCGTCGCGCGCCACGCCGGCTCCAAGACGCACCAAACGCTTACGGGAAAGGAGGCATAG
- the atpB gene encoding F0F1 ATP synthase subunit A has translation MAGGLPHPVLLVDEAAKSVGLYKLNDVFHAQVIDSNVIYAWFAMVLLIILGTLATRKLAMVPSGLQNFFEVVVGGLESFVVENIGEKGRKVYPFLCALFLFIITGNLIGLVPGLDSPTNNVNTNAAMALTVFAYYNFWGIRMWGAGYIKHFMGPFWWLVPLMLPIEIISHLARPLSLTLRLFGNIRGEEIVLVLLFALAPVVGTFPMYFLFSLADCIQAFVFFMLAMIYLKGSLDHAH, from the coding sequence ATGGCTGGTGGGTTGCCGCATCCGGTTCTGCTCGTCGACGAGGCCGCGAAGAGCGTTGGGCTGTATAAGCTCAACGACGTCTTCCACGCCCAGGTCATCGATTCCAACGTGATTTACGCCTGGTTTGCCATGGTCCTGCTCATCATCCTGGGCACGCTGGCCACACGCAAACTGGCCATGGTTCCCAGCGGACTGCAGAACTTCTTCGAAGTTGTGGTCGGCGGCCTTGAGTCCTTCGTCGTCGAGAACATCGGCGAAAAAGGCCGCAAGGTGTATCCGTTCCTGTGCGCCCTGTTCCTGTTCATCATCACCGGCAACCTCATCGGTCTGGTGCCGGGCCTTGATTCCCCGACCAACAACGTGAACACCAACGCCGCCATGGCCTTGACCGTGTTCGCCTACTACAATTTCTGGGGCATCCGCATGTGGGGCGCCGGCTACATCAAGCACTTCATGGGCCCCTTCTGGTGGCTCGTGCCGCTCATGCTGCCCATCGAAATCATCTCGCACCTGGCCCGGCCGCTTTCGCTCACGCTGCGTCTTTTCGGCAACATCCGCGGCGAGGAAATCGTTCTGGTCCTGCTTTTCGCCCTGGCTCCGGTGGTCGGCACCTTCCCGATGTACTTCCTGTTCTCGCTGGCCGACTGCATCCAGGCCTTCGTGTTCTTCATGCTGGCCATGATCTACCTCAAGGGATCGCTGGACCACGCGCACTAG
- the atpE gene encoding ATP synthase F0 subunit C, producing MRKAFMTIFATAALLALASVAFAADTAGAMGAIGTISWATAIGMGLAAAGCGLGQGLGLKAACEGTARNPEAGGKITVTLILGMAFIESLAIYALVVCLILLFAHPFAKIITG from the coding sequence ATGCGTAAGGCTTTCATGACCATCTTCGCGACCGCTGCCCTGCTCGCCCTTGCTTCCGTGGCCTTCGCCGCCGACACCGCCGGCGCCATGGGCGCCATCGGCACCATCTCCTGGGCCACCGCCATCGGCATGGGCCTGGCCGCCGCCGGCTGCGGTCTTGGTCAGGGTCTGGGCCTGAAGGCCGCCTGCGAAGGCACCGCTCGCAACCCCGAGGCCGGCGGCAAAATCACCGTCACCCTGATCCTCGGCATGGCCTTCATCGAATCCCTGGCCATTTACGCCCTGGTCGTCTGCCTGATCCTGCTCTTCGCCCACCCCTTCGCGAAGATCATCACCGGCTAA
- a CDS encoding redox-sensing transcriptional repressor Rex codes for MKSEHIPKATIKRLAMYVQVLETLKREGSQVVSSELLARTCSVNPSQIRKDLAYFGEFGVRGVGYHVQDLIYSIKHSLGVDRVWKCALVGIGNLGKALLRHQDFKFRGFDIVGAFDCDPFKIGEEISGLEVVCTRRLKDAVKELGIEIGLITTPVNRAQRATNFLIEAGVKGIINYSPAMLTVPPDVYVEYVDFFHHFYSVAFSITLDRHQDRMGGDEDD; via the coding sequence TTGAAAAGCGAACACATCCCCAAGGCCACGATCAAACGGCTGGCCATGTACGTGCAAGTGCTCGAGACCCTCAAGCGCGAAGGCTCCCAAGTCGTCTCCTCCGAGCTTCTCGCCCGCACCTGCTCCGTCAATCCGTCCCAGATCCGCAAAGACCTCGCCTACTTCGGCGAATTCGGCGTCCGTGGCGTCGGCTACCACGTCCAGGACCTCATCTATTCCATCAAGCACTCCCTGGGCGTTGATCGCGTTTGGAAGTGCGCCCTGGTCGGCATCGGCAATCTGGGCAAGGCGCTGCTGCGCCATCAGGATTTCAAATTTCGCGGCTTCGACATCGTCGGCGCTTTCGATTGCGACCCCTTCAAGATTGGTGAGGAAATCTCCGGCCTGGAAGTGGTCTGTACCCGCCGTCTCAAGGATGCGGTCAAGGAACTGGGCATCGAGATCGGCCTTATCACCACGCCGGTCAACCGGGCCCAGCGCGCCACGAATTTCCTCATCGAAGCCGGCGTCAAGGGCATCATCAACTACTCCCCGGCCATGCTCACCGTGCCGCCCGACGTGTACGTGGAATACGTCGATTTCTTCCACCATTTCTATTCCGTGGCCTTTTCCATCACTCTCGACCGCCATCAGGACCGCATGGGCGGCGACGAAGACGATTAG